The genomic window TGAAATCAAATTCGATACAGCAGAAGTTACATTAGACTTTGAAAATATTGATATATTATCATTAGCTTAATAAATACACTCTGTTTGTAAGACTAGTGTGCAATATCACATAAAATCCCCGTACTCAAAATGTTCCTCAGCCCTAGATAGTTCTTATTTTGGGCTGAGAAATGTTTTTTGGCTTTTTCAAATTCAGAATTCAAGATAGGAAAGCGAGCTTAAGTATATTGTTAGGCTGAGTAGGCTTCCTATATAAGCCCTGCGCTTAAAATAAATATTGCCCCTCCATGAGTTATGGTAGCAGGAATAACGCCATATCTACTACCAACTAGTCCTGCTATTATACCTTCCCAAAGTGTAAATATTAAAATAGGGAGTCCAATGTCAGTAACAGTAATTGCTAAGAAAATATGACAAGCTGCAAATATTACACCTGTATTAATACCCGCGATCAAACAATTTTGACTGTTTTTCAATATACCGAGCGCATATCCACGAAATAAACACTCTTCTAACAGGTTGCCAAACATTGAAAATAATAATAATGGTAATAAAATTGAGATATTAACGCTGCCACCTCTATTGTTAATATCTATACCACTATATAATATTAAAAAAGGTGTCACGACAACTATACATCCAAGTATTCCATATATTAAACCTGTAAATTTTTTATCACGAAACCACATTAAATACTTTCCATTTTCTTTATCAAGTTTATGTAGAGCAAAAACAGCAATTAAACTAATACCTGCAAATATTATTAAAAATATGGGATCTGAACTCATCCTCAACCATATTATTCCCTTTTCTTTACCAAGAGTCCATAATCCTAATGGCGTCATAGCATCACGCACCAGTATAAAAGCAAAAATATAGATAACTGTTCTAAAATAAACATTTGGTTTAATTAGAACAAACACTAACATTATCAATCCTATTCCTGGAAAAATTCTTAAAAAGTAACTTATTAGCATCTGCAACGTATTCATTCACACACCCTCTCTTTCTATTCTTAAATTTCTCCTAACGTTTTCGAATGTATATATACTTTTGCTGTTATATTCAAATTCAACTCTATAAAAGTTATTTTTCCAAACAGTCTTTTATAAGTTATTGATGCAAAAATATTGCGAATCAGCCCTTTCAAATATGCGAATTCATTGACAGAATTAAGACATATCACTTTTCTTATTTTAAAATATATAAGGGCAATCAAATCGTTTTTCATATGCATCATTTTTTTTAAGTTGTTGATCCCAGAAAAAATTTACTAGCCCAGTCTTACTAAGTACCTCAAAGAGAATTTCCATACCCTTTCCCAACCGAATGGGTCTAGACAATTGGCAAATACTCTTTGTGTCGAAACTTCCTCCCCACACCAAGTTAGCAATGGATTTTACCATTGGTTCAATAATCTTTTCTTGAGCTTTAATAGGCCTCATCTGCAAACCTTCTATCCCACCCTTAATGGCTGTACCCATGTAAGTTCTTCCCAATCTAAGGGCTAGTTGTTCAAAATATGCCTCAAGATAGTGAGACTGACTACTTTCCGGAAAGCCAGATTGCACAAAAAAACTTATACTTCCTCTGGAAGCTTGTAGTTTCTCGATAAATCCCATCACGTGGGAAGGCATTGCATGGACATACAAGGGCATGAAAAACATGACATTATTCTCTGTTTTAAAAGCATCTGCCCACTCCCCCCATTTATCTACTTCCTTCAAATCACGAATCTCAACCCTATCCCCAAGGGTTTCAAGGGTTTTTTTCAGAATAAGTCCGGAATTACTGCCACTCCTTCTCGGCGAACCATTGTAAATCACTAGTTTTTCCATGGGTTCAATTGAATTAAAGGCCACAGCCTGTCTTTTAGCCTTCCTTGGTTCCAGTAAACCTAGTTGAATACTGCCATCTTTTATAACGCGGTAGGCCTTAGATTGAAAATGGTAGGCAGTACGATACAAATAATCTTCAATAACATGCTCTTCTTGAGTAGTTAATCCTTCAGTATCATAGTAAAATACCATATCAGGATAACACTTATATCTAGCAACATGATGACATTCTCCATCTACAATTTTTATATATGGATGATAGTGTGGAATTGTCCTATCAAAAAAAGCTTTAGCCTTATGGCTAATAAATCCTTGTGCTGTATCGATTAATAAAATTATAGCATCACTGTTTACATAGTCGGAATAAGATTCAGCCATTTGATCTTTCATCACACATCTACCAGGAGTCTTGAGCCAACAGTTCCAACATCCAATGCACGCATTAATTGATTTATCATCCAATCTAACAACCTTTAAAGGTTCATCATAAAGACTTTGTATGATCTCATAAATTTCATTATCTTGCCTCTCTCTTAGATCAAATATAGTTTTCACCCTTATCTCTCCTTCAATCTCTTTATGTTATGTGCTATTGCATACAGAATATAATCTGATACCATTTCGTTTCGTAGTACTACATTTTTTCTAGTCATTAGATATCAACTCAGAGTCCGTTCTGATCTTGAGCAGTAATAAATATAGTAAGATAAAGACGGTTGCCCTTTGATAAACCTAGAATGCTAACATCATGTTTTTGAAATAAAATCTTCTATTGGCTGTATCCCCTTAGGCCTCAAACCCTAAACTCTCATACAGCTTTCTTCCATCATCTGTTGCATGTAAACTTACACTCAGATAATGATTTCCTGTTGCCAACGTCTCTGAACTGGACCCACAAAGCTTTTCTTCGAAGGCGGTATTTGCCCCCAGCAAAGAGAGATGCGAAGCAAATGAATTATATTTTTCTATAAATTAATTCCGCAAATTGTCCATACTTTTTTACTTCTTGCAAGTAAAATCGCTTCAATACTTCTTTTTGTGAAAATAATGGTATTCCCCCCCCCAATAACACAGGGGCAATCTGTATTATTATATTATCAACCATGTCATTATCTAACAGAGGAGCTAATATTGTGTTTCCTCCAACAATCCAAATATTTTTATTCCTCTCTATTTGCCTTACAAATTCAACAATATCACAATTCGTAGGAATAAAGTCCCTGACTGATAAGCGTTCAGCATGTGTAAAAACATAATTTTTAGTAGTCGGATAAAGACTGCTGATATTCTCTATATTTTTAATTTCATTAAATGTTCTTTTGCCCATTACAGTAATATCCATGCTTTTATAAAAGCTTTCATAACCAGTTTCTTCTATTGTACCAGTTTGATAAAGCCAGTCCAGATTATGGTTTTTGTCAGCAAGATAACCATCCATAGTAATGCAACCGTAAAAAAATACACTCATTTTTCAACCCTCCCTAGTATTCACTTTATCAAACTATAAATAATCCCACACTCACGTTGGACAAAATACCTAGCATTATCTGTTGTCTAGCGACCTCGTACTTTAAACGTTCCTTCGCCTTATATATTTATGGATTAATCATATATTACATTTTTTCCTTCATCCCTTAGCTTTTTCAAAGATGAAAGCATATGATTTATTTCTTCATCGGAATGTCTTTCCCATGAACCTAATTCAGCTATTATTTTCAAAGGAGCTTTAGATCTATAAGAACGTGTTGGATTTCCTGGAAATCTTTTGTCAGTTAAATTCGGGTCATTTTCAAATTCACCTAATGGTTCTACAATATAAATTCTTTCTTTTGATTTAGCTGTCGCTAATTCAGCACCCCATTTAGCGGCATTTAATGTTGCAGTAAAATATATATAGTTAGATTTTTTATCTTGGTAATTTGACAAGTGTTGTGATTCTAATAAATCTCCAATTTTTAGTTCTGCTTTAGTACCATGAAAAAAAGGACCATTATCTAAAATATCTTCTTTGTCATTCATGCTGACACACCTCTTTTATACTTTTAAATTTGTGTATAATATCTTACCATGACGCTTTACCCCTATTATTCCAACGGAAATACATCTATATAAAACATGACTTTTTAGCTACCATCTCCACACTCAAGACGTTTCTCAACCTTAGATAGCTCTTATCTTGAATTTGGATAACTCCAACTCGGTTAGGCCGGGGAATGTGCGCAGCGAACGAGAATGCATTGTTATAAGATGGGATACTTGTCACCCAATAGGAATACCCAAGCCATGATTACTTTCAGCTTCAATAAATTCTAGTACTTTGTCTAATTTCTCTTCTAGCTCAAATACCCCTTCCAATCTTATTACCTTACAACTTAGTTCATGAAGCCATTTTTCATGTAATATTCTGCTTCGAATATTCAAGTCCCCATCATCATATTGAGATGCCCAATCTATAAATTCTATGTGCTGCTTATATAACTCACCACTTGGCTCTATCTTTTCTTCGTATCTTCTTCTTTCTCTTTCCATTAACCTATTCATACGTAATTCATTAGGTATCCAAAGAAATATTACTAAGTCAAAATATGGTATGAAAATATCTCCCCAGCCACAAAGCGATCCTGATAATATCCACTTTTTATTATTTAACAAATCTCTTTTCAATGTTTCTTGTCTTTCTTCACAAATTGTTTTTTCCTGAAATGGAGGGTTTGTAGGCTTCCAGTAATAATCATCTGTATCAAGATGAACATAATTAAGTTTCTCAGATAATGCCTTTCCCAAAGTAGTTGTCCCTGACCCAGATGCTCCTAATATATGTATCCTATTAATCAATTTAATGCCTCCCTTTTCAAAAGCCAAGTATTTTTCTATCTCAAGTATCCTATCTTATAACTTTTTCGAACTCAAGACGTTCTTATAGGAAGTGATAACGCTTTTCGTCCCCGTGTTCAAAACGCCCGAGACACTTAGCCAGCTCTGGCTTAATGTCTTGGGTGTGTGCGGCACCGCTCCAGAGACTTCCCCCACTGCACAAACTTGAACACATTGTTATCTAGTTTTCAACTGTTTACAAAAAAAGATGACCTATAGTTCTATCTCTATAAGGTCATCTACTCTCTGTCGTCTAATAGTTTTCTTCCATGTAAGACATAAAGCTCATACATTATTTCTTCCCAAGAAGCTTCATCTGGTAATCTATTTAAAGTTTCTATTGCATCTGATTTAGCATATCCCTTGATATCGCCTCATTCAAAATAGCTATTATTAATTATACCATATTTCTCATTTTAAAATACATAAAAGTTTATGTACTAAGAATAGTTGTTAGATAATGTGCCCAATCGGAAACTATCAACAGACGAATCTCACGTCTATAATGAACTTATTGTTCTTATTTAGTTTTAATTAACCAAGTTATTGCCATTAAATAACCTATTATTGGCGAAATACCATATCCCATTAGTGGAACTGGAAAATTCCCAAAAGAAGTGGTAATAATTAAGATTACAAAGTATAAGCCTAGACACTTTGATAATATTCTCTCGTTCATCTTTGATAAAAATAAAAATGGCATTGGTAAAATAATAAGCGAAATAATTCCAAGAATAGACCATATCAAGCCCATACCCATTACCAACCCAACTATTTCTTCTACATATATTACCGCTGGAAGAGAATCTAAGAATATCCATGAAGTGATTATCAAAGAGATTAATATACCGATTATAAAACATGAAAGAATTTTGTTATTAATCTTACTAAAAAGGATTATCATCATAGGAATTGCAAACGCAGTTAACTGCGATGCATCTGGTTGTAAAACTAGCAGAATAGCTACTATTATTGTAATTACTGCAACCAATAATTCATTATTATTTTTCAAAAGTGCCCATAACTCAATTATTAGTATAGGAGCAAATATACTTGATATATATAACCTTATTGGTCCTAAGGATAACCATCTATGAACGCCATCCATTCCTAGATCAATAAAAGTTATTACATATAACATAAGTATCAAGACAATTCTTATTTTTCCATAATTTCCGCTTTTTTTAATTTTTGAATTTTTAGATATTACGCAACATGAAACTAACCAGCCAGTTAACAGGCAAATAATATTTAGTACAAAGTTTATACTCGGAATATTATTTACACTCATAGCAATTGCTCCGATAATAACAGCAGGCAATGCCACAATTAGTGTTATGAAATAATCAAATCTGCTTTTAGTCATATTCTTACCTTACCTTTTTGTCTATTTTACTTTTTATTTTTTATCTATAGCCGTATCCACAAAAACTAGATTGTGCATGTCATTCAACAAGATATCTCAGATAACACCCCCTTGAATTGTCATTTTAAAAAATACCCATTCCGCTCATAATCTCACTCACAAATTGGAATTTGTCAGTTTCGTGTTCTGCTCATTTTATCTTTTTATCCCAAAAGTCGCATTATACAAATAAGCACCATCTAATACCATATTTATCAATGAAATCTGCCATAAGTAAACTGTATTCACATGGTGCAAGCGGCATCAAAATTTTAGCATCAATTTTTAACACTTCATATGCTTTCCGCACCTTTTCTTCGTTACCTTCTCCATAATGTAAACAAAACTGCATTACGTTTCCTGTAAACGTTTCCTCACCAATAATAGCATATTCAGAATTTCGTTCTGCCACAGCTAAAATTTCCCCTTGAATATCAAGCTCTGAGTGAAAAAACGTTCCATCTTCATTTGGATAACTGCTGATGAGAACAGCATCAAAAGCCTTTTGATAAAGAGCCACCGCCTCATCACTTCT from Cellulosilyticum sp. I15G10I2 includes these protein-coding regions:
- a CDS encoding CPBP family glutamic-type intramembrane protease, whose amino-acid sequence is MNTLQMLISYFLRIFPGIGLIMLVFVLIKPNVYFRTVIYIFAFILVRDAMTPLGLWTLGKEKGIIWLRMSSDPIFLIIFAGISLIAVFALHKLDKENGKYLMWFRDKKFTGLIYGILGCIVVVTPFLILYSGIDINNRGGSVNISILLPLLLFSMFGNLLEECLFRGYALGILKNSQNCLIAGINTGVIFAACHIFLAITVTDIGLPILIFTLWEGIIAGLVGSRYGVIPATITHGGAIFILSAGLI
- a CDS encoding flavodoxin family protein, with translation MKTIFDLRERQDNEIYEIIQSLYDEPLKVVRLDDKSINACIGCWNCWLKTPGRCVMKDQMAESYSDYVNSDAIILLIDTAQGFISHKAKAFFDRTIPHYHPYIKIVDGECHHVARYKCYPDMVFYYDTEGLTTQEEHVIEDYLYRTAYHFQSKAYRVIKDGSIQLGLLEPRKAKRQAVAFNSIEPMEKLVIYNGSPRRSGSNSGLILKKTLETLGDRVEIRDLKEVDKWGEWADAFKTENNVMFFMPLYVHAMPSHVMGFIEKLQASRGSISFFVQSGFPESSQSHYLEAYFEQLALRLGRTYMGTAIKGGIEGLQMRPIKAQEKIIEPMVKSIANLVWGGSFDTKSICQLSRPIRLGKGMEILFEVLSKTGLVNFFWDQQLKKNDAYEKRFDCPYIF
- a CDS encoding dihydrofolate reductase family protein — protein: MSVFFYGCITMDGYLADKNHNLDWLYQTGTIEETGYESFYKSMDITVMGKRTFNEIKNIENISSLYPTTKNYVFTHAERLSVRDFIPTNCDIVEFVRQIERNKNIWIVGGNTILAPLLDNDMVDNIIIQIAPVLLGGGIPLFSQKEVLKRFYLQEVKKYGQFAELIYRKI
- the arr gene encoding NAD(+)--rifampin ADP-ribosyltransferase; translated protein: MNDKEDILDNGPFFHGTKAELKIGDLLESQHLSNYQDKKSNYIYFTATLNAAKWGAELATAKSKERIYIVEPLGEFENDPNLTDKRFPGNPTRSYRSKAPLKIIAELGSWERHSDEEINHMLSSLKKLRDEGKNVIYD
- a CDS encoding AAA family ATPase — translated: MINRIHILGASGSGTTTLGKALSEKLNYVHLDTDDYYWKPTNPPFQEKTICEERQETLKRDLLNNKKWILSGSLCGWGDIFIPYFDLVIFLWIPNELRMNRLMERERRRYEEKIEPSGELYKQHIEFIDWASQYDDGDLNIRSRILHEKWLHELSCKVIRLEGVFELEEKLDKVLEFIEAESNHGLGIPIG
- a CDS encoding cell division protein encodes the protein MTKSRFDYFITLIVALPAVIIGAIAMSVNNIPSINFVLNIICLLTGWLVSCCVISKNSKIKKSGNYGKIRIVLILMLYVITFIDLGMDGVHRWLSLGPIRLYISSIFAPILIIELWALLKNNNELLVAVITIIVAILLVLQPDASQLTAFAIPMMIILFSKINNKILSCFIIGILISLIITSWIFLDSLPAVIYVEEIVGLVMGMGLIWSILGIISLIILPMPFLFLSKMNERILSKCLGLYFVILIITTSFGNFPVPLMGYGISPIIGYLMAITWLIKTK
- a CDS encoding VOC family protein, giving the protein MKRSMMQAYVTRSDEAVALYQKAFDAVLISSYPNEDGTFFHSELDIQGEILAVAERNSEYAIIGEETFTGNVMQFCLHYGEGNEEKVRKAYEVLKIDAKILMPLAPCEYSLLMADFIDKYGIRWCLFV